In one Microbacterium invictum genomic region, the following are encoded:
- a CDS encoding ATP-binding cassette domain-containing protein, translating to MPDGHVLDFSGVTKRFGAVAAVDGFTARVEPGVVTGFLGPNGAGKTTTLRMLLGLVRPDAGAALIGGERYAQLRHPLQTVGAVLEASSYHPGRSAANHLKVYAQAASLPESRVDEVLGLVGLADVAGRRIGGFSLGMRQRLGLAYALLGDPGVLVLDEPSNGLDPEGIKWMRGFLRQLAGEGRTVFVSSHLLAEVAQTVDALLIISRGRLVFQGEIADLADPSEFATVVDAPDRAALVAAMAAAGIEGEVLRTGLTVRGHSTEEIGRVAAEAGVALSSLQRKGPAFEEVFLELVNGVRTHPSASGAPPAPDAAPPAEQEPGPEPTLDREPEPAPRPGNAVERAPASDPRSAPESEPSAASPEADRSFSVASTGVIDVIRPEDDRVNGDRPSDEGDPR from the coding sequence ATGCCCGACGGACACGTGCTGGACTTCTCCGGGGTGACCAAGCGGTTCGGCGCCGTCGCGGCGGTCGACGGGTTCACGGCGCGGGTCGAGCCCGGCGTCGTCACCGGATTCCTCGGTCCGAACGGGGCCGGCAAGACCACGACGCTTCGGATGCTGCTCGGTCTCGTACGTCCCGATGCCGGGGCCGCCCTCATCGGCGGCGAGCGCTACGCGCAGCTGCGACACCCGCTGCAGACCGTCGGCGCGGTGCTCGAAGCCTCCAGCTATCACCCGGGCCGCAGCGCTGCGAACCACCTGAAGGTGTATGCGCAGGCGGCGTCGCTCCCGGAGTCGCGGGTGGACGAGGTGCTGGGTCTGGTGGGACTGGCGGATGTCGCGGGCCGGCGCATCGGCGGATTCTCCCTCGGCATGCGCCAGCGCCTGGGGCTCGCGTACGCCCTTCTCGGCGATCCGGGGGTGCTCGTTCTCGACGAGCCCTCGAACGGGCTCGATCCCGAGGGCATCAAGTGGATGCGCGGGTTCCTGCGCCAGCTCGCCGGCGAGGGCCGGACCGTGTTCGTCTCGTCGCACCTGCTCGCCGAAGTGGCGCAGACCGTCGACGCGCTGCTGATCATCTCCCGCGGCCGCCTGGTGTTCCAGGGCGAGATCGCCGACCTCGCCGACCCGTCCGAGTTCGCCACGGTCGTCGACGCCCCCGACCGCGCCGCGCTCGTCGCCGCGATGGCCGCGGCGGGGATCGAGGGCGAGGTGCTGCGCACCGGTCTCACCGTCCGTGGGCATTCGACCGAGGAGATCGGCCGCGTCGCCGCCGAGGCAGGCGTCGCCCTGTCGTCGCTGCAGCGCAAGGGGCCGGCGTTCGAAGAGGTCTTCCTCGAACTGGTCAACGGCGTGCGCACCCACCCGAGCGCCTCGGGAGCGCCGCCGGCGCCGGACGCGGCACCTCCGGCCGAGCAGGAACCCGGGCCGGAACCCACGCTGGATCGCGAACCCGAGCCGGCGCCTCGGCCGGGGAACGCGGTGGAGCGCGCCCCTGCGTCCGACCCCCGATCCGCCCCCGAGTCCGAACCGTCCGCCGCCTCCCCCGAGGCCGATCGTTCCTTCTCGGTCGCCAGCACCGGCGTGATCGACGTGATCCGTCCCGAGGATGACCGTGTGAACGGCGACCGCCCGAGCGATGAGGGAGACCCGCGATGA
- a CDS encoding low specificity L-threonine aldolase, protein MTTIHDTAVRGFASDNYSGIHPEVLAAIAAANEGHQISYGEDVYTERLQEVFTAHFGEGVEAFPVFNGTGANVVGLQSMLPRWGAVIAASSAHINVDEGGAPERVAGIKLLTVPTEDGKLTPALIDREAWGWGDEHRAQPLVVSITQSTELGTLYTPDEIRAIADHIHPLGMRLHLDGARIANAAAALDLPVRAFTRDVGVDVVSFGGTKNGAMLGEAIVVLDPEASAGLTYLRKLNMQLASKMRFVSAQLVALLEGDLWLRNARHANAMAQRLRAGVEAGLADGSIAGVEFTQPTQANGVFAILPEGVADRLRERFRFYDWDAARREVRWMCSFDTTEDDVDAFVAELSRLTGGA, encoded by the coding sequence GTGACGACCATCCACGACACCGCCGTGCGCGGCTTCGCCTCGGACAACTACTCCGGCATCCACCCCGAGGTGCTCGCGGCCATCGCCGCCGCCAACGAGGGCCACCAGATCTCCTACGGCGAGGACGTGTACACCGAACGCCTCCAGGAGGTGTTCACCGCGCACTTCGGCGAGGGCGTCGAGGCGTTCCCGGTGTTCAACGGCACGGGTGCCAACGTCGTTGGGCTGCAGTCGATGCTTCCGCGCTGGGGCGCGGTGATCGCGGCATCCAGCGCCCACATCAATGTCGACGAGGGCGGGGCTCCCGAGCGCGTGGCGGGCATCAAGCTCCTCACCGTCCCCACCGAGGACGGCAAGCTCACGCCCGCGCTGATCGACCGCGAGGCGTGGGGCTGGGGCGACGAGCACCGTGCGCAGCCGCTCGTCGTCTCGATCACGCAGTCCACCGAGCTCGGCACCCTGTACACCCCCGACGAGATCCGGGCGATCGCCGATCACATCCACCCCCTCGGGATGCGGCTGCACCTCGATGGGGCGCGCATCGCCAACGCTGCGGCCGCCCTAGACCTGCCGGTGCGCGCGTTCACCCGCGACGTCGGCGTCGATGTGGTGAGCTTCGGCGGCACCAAGAACGGCGCGATGCTCGGCGAGGCGATCGTCGTCCTGGACCCCGAGGCATCGGCGGGGCTCACGTACCTCCGCAAGCTCAACATGCAGCTGGCGAGCAAGATGCGCTTCGTCTCGGCGCAGCTGGTAGCCCTCCTCGAGGGCGACCTGTGGCTGCGGAACGCCCGCCACGCCAACGCCATGGCCCAGCGCCTGCGCGCCGGCGTCGAGGCGGGCCTGGCCGACGGGTCCATCGCCGGGGTGGAGTTCACCCAGCCCACCCAGGCCAACGGCGTGTTCGCGATCCTCCCCGAGGGGGTCGCCGACCGGCTGCGCGAGAGGTTCCGCTTCTACGACTGGGACGCCGCGCGCCGCGAGGTGCGGTGGATGTGCTCGTTCGACACCACGGAGGACGACGTCGACGCCTTCGTCGCGGAGCTGTCGCGGCTCACCGGCGGAGCGTGA
- a CDS encoding LssY C-terminal domain-containing protein, producing MSPRSERARRRRISRGAAVDWFFFVFAGLAAIWLAYLSLTESFRVGWWGLLVAIAFWVLLAYLVLPRLHRILTTIYVPDYFIGRTRTSDGLLGDPVNLAFLGEAEQIKAALRVARWTEADPVTLASSWRIVTSTLSRRSYGEAPVSPLFLFGRQQDFAFQQEVDGNPAKRHHVRFWRCPDDWLLPGGYRVDWLAAGTFDTAVGLSLFTLQITHRIDADTDIERDHIVRSLREGAREITVNVIADFSTGYHSRNGGGDSIRTDGDLPVVDVRAVRVPEAPSARAAGEVSA from the coding sequence GTGTCGCCGAGGTCGGAGCGCGCGCGGCGTCGCCGCATCTCGCGGGGGGCGGCGGTCGACTGGTTCTTCTTCGTCTTCGCCGGACTCGCCGCGATCTGGCTGGCCTACCTCAGCCTGACCGAGTCGTTCCGCGTGGGCTGGTGGGGCCTCCTCGTCGCCATCGCCTTCTGGGTGCTCCTGGCCTACCTCGTGCTGCCGCGCCTGCACCGGATCCTCACCACGATCTACGTGCCCGACTACTTCATCGGCCGCACCCGCACGAGCGACGGGCTGCTGGGCGACCCGGTCAACCTGGCCTTCCTCGGTGAGGCCGAGCAGATCAAGGCCGCGCTGCGCGTGGCGCGCTGGACCGAGGCCGACCCCGTCACCCTCGCCTCGTCGTGGCGCATCGTCACCTCGACCCTCTCGCGTCGCAGCTACGGCGAGGCGCCGGTGAGTCCGCTCTTCCTCTTCGGGCGGCAGCAGGACTTCGCCTTCCAGCAGGAGGTCGACGGCAACCCCGCCAAGCGCCACCACGTGCGGTTCTGGCGGTGCCCCGACGACTGGCTCCTGCCCGGCGGGTACCGGGTCGACTGGCTGGCGGCGGGCACCTTCGACACCGCCGTGGGGCTGTCGCTGTTCACCCTGCAGATCACGCACCGGATCGATGCCGACACCGACATCGAGCGCGACCACATCGTCCGGTCGCTGCGGGAGGGGGCGCGGGAGATCACCGTGAACGTCATCGCCGACTTCTCCACCGGCTACCACTCGCGAAATGGCGGCGGCGACAGCATCCGGACCGATGGCGACCTGCCCGTCGTCGACGTGCGTGCCGTGCGCGTACCGGAGGCCCCGTCCGCGCGGGCCGCGGGTGAGGTGAGCGCGTGA
- a CDS encoding enoyl-CoA hydratase/isomerase family protein, with translation MIDTDRSHVLTRVANGLGRLTLNRPRAINALDLGMIHDLHAALDAWERHPGVDLVVLDGEGDRGFCAGGDVRGLREQILSGDPDAAGVFFRAEYALNARIAEYPKPIVALADGATMGGGIGLAGHAAVRVVTERSQLAMPETRIGFTPDVGGSWLLARAPGRVGEYLALTGRTMDAADALYAGFADHLVAADTLEPLREALQNRADPASPTEIVLLFDDTAGAPSLAASRPWIDDAFAADTVAEIIERLRARPEPEAAATADTLGELSPTALTVTLEAVRRARSLPGLRAALAQEYGLVLWFAATQPDLVEGIRAQLVDKDRSPRWSPARLKDVSPGIVADAFAFEPSRPLWG, from the coding sequence GTGATCGACACCGACCGTTCTCACGTGCTGACCCGCGTCGCGAACGGCCTCGGTCGCCTCACGCTCAATCGTCCGCGGGCGATCAACGCGCTGGATCTCGGCATGATCCACGACCTGCACGCGGCGCTCGACGCCTGGGAGCGTCATCCGGGGGTGGATCTGGTCGTCCTCGACGGCGAAGGCGACCGCGGATTCTGCGCCGGGGGAGACGTGCGGGGGCTGCGGGAGCAGATCCTCAGCGGAGATCCGGATGCCGCGGGCGTCTTCTTCCGCGCCGAGTACGCGCTGAACGCGCGGATCGCCGAGTACCCCAAGCCGATCGTCGCGCTCGCCGACGGCGCCACGATGGGAGGCGGGATCGGCCTGGCCGGGCACGCGGCGGTGCGCGTGGTCACCGAGCGCTCGCAGCTGGCGATGCCCGAGACCCGGATCGGGTTCACCCCGGACGTCGGGGGCTCCTGGCTGCTCGCGCGCGCACCCGGCCGCGTCGGCGAGTACCTCGCCCTCACCGGTCGCACGATGGACGCCGCCGACGCCCTGTACGCCGGCTTCGCCGACCACCTCGTGGCCGCCGACACCCTGGAACCCCTGCGGGAGGCTCTGCAGAATCGCGCGGACCCGGCCAGCCCCACCGAGATCGTGCTCCTCTTCGACGACACCGCCGGGGCACCGTCGCTCGCGGCGTCCCGGCCGTGGATCGACGACGCCTTCGCCGCCGACACCGTGGCCGAGATCATCGAGCGCCTGCGCGCCCGACCCGAGCCGGAGGCGGCGGCGACCGCCGACACCCTGGGCGAGCTCTCGCCCACCGCGCTGACCGTGACGCTCGAGGCCGTCCGCCGGGCCCGCAGCCTCCCCGGCCTCCGCGCCGCGCTCGCGCAGGAGTACGGCCTGGTGCTGTGGTTCGCCGCGACGCAGCCCGACCTCGTCGAGGGCATCCGCGCGCAGCTCGTCGACAAGGACCGCTCGCCGCGGTGGAGCCCCGCACGGCTAAAGGACGTCTCCCCCGGCATCGTCGCCGACGCGTTCGCCTTCGAGCCGTCTCGGCCGCTCTGGGGCTGA
- a CDS encoding ABC transporter permease gives MSLLAASRSESTKLFTTSIWWVLAIVLVGYVGFNAAALAFVFSAASTGALGGEGAPPTPADGIPSLLYSTATAVGYVFPLLIGTLMVTSEFRHKTLTSTFLATPRRGLVLGAKLVVGLAVGLLFGVLGVIAAVGPSAAFLAGYGLDTDLTSGDTWALIGRMLVAFVVWVWVGIGVGALVRNQVGAIVGVLVFTLFLEPIARLAASFVDGLGDALRFLPGAAGDALVGESILTAASGAGGAEPLAWWAGGLVLVGYAAVLVVLGHFVSWRRDVT, from the coding sequence ATGAGCCTGCTCGCCGCCAGCCGCTCCGAAAGCACGAAGCTGTTCACCACGTCGATCTGGTGGGTGCTCGCCATCGTTCTCGTGGGCTACGTCGGGTTCAACGCCGCCGCCCTCGCCTTCGTCTTCTCCGCCGCCTCGACCGGGGCGCTCGGCGGGGAGGGTGCGCCGCCGACGCCGGCCGACGGCATCCCGTCGCTCCTCTACAGCACCGCCACCGCCGTGGGCTACGTCTTCCCGCTCCTCATCGGCACCTTGATGGTGACGAGTGAGTTCCGTCACAAGACGCTCACCTCCACCTTCCTGGCCACCCCCCGCCGTGGACTCGTGCTCGGCGCGAAGCTCGTCGTCGGCCTCGCCGTCGGGCTCCTGTTCGGCGTGCTCGGCGTCATTGCGGCCGTCGGCCCGTCGGCGGCCTTCCTCGCGGGCTACGGCCTCGACACCGACCTCACCTCGGGCGACACCTGGGCCCTCATCGGACGGATGCTCGTGGCGTTCGTGGTGTGGGTGTGGGTCGGCATCGGGGTCGGCGCGCTTGTACGCAACCAGGTCGGAGCCATCGTCGGGGTGCTCGTCTTCACGCTGTTCCTCGAGCCGATCGCGCGCTTGGCGGCATCCTTCGTCGACGGGCTCGGCGACGCCTTGCGGTTCCTGCCCGGCGCGGCCGGCGACGCCCTGGTCGGGGAGAGCATCCTGACCGCGGCCTCGGGAGCCGGTGGCGCCGAGCCCCTGGCGTGGTGGGCGGGCGGCCTCGTGCTCGTCGGCTACGCCGCGGTGCTCGTCGTGCTCGGGCACTTCGTGAGCTGGCGCCGCGACGTCACGTGA
- the cofG gene encoding 7,8-didemethyl-8-hydroxy-5-deazariboflavin synthase CofG: MTLLDPVRTSRLSARDVLARAESGARLGVDEAETLLQAEGADFERMLELAASIRTAGLDAAGRGRVLTYSRKVFVPLTTLCRDRCHYCVFVDTPSQLRKKHKPAFMSAEQVLAVVRQGQAMGCKEALLTLGDRPEERWPEAREWLDEHGFASTLEYVGHIARLITAETGMLAHLNPGVMSFEELEVLRPTAPSMGMMLETTSRRLFAEPGQVHYGSPDKDPALRLAVLEDAGRARVPFTTGILVGIGETIRDRAESLVAIRAADEAHHVDGIGHIQEVIVQNFRAKPRTAMQGAPDATMREYVAAVATARLVLGPDARVQVPPNLSDVRELELLVRAGADDWGGVSPLTADHVNPERPWPQIDELAARTAELGFTLAERLTAQPEYVTAATQWIDPGLHEAVARLADPATGLAKPDTSPQAVSGQPLRTVLHLSPVGGAGDLGRLLERAATDPLAVDDAEWERLLTTTGTELDALTATADDVRRYTVGEAVSLVVNRNLTSTGFRAAGGTGPETFDLDDVAEIAADARELGATELCIQGRLPDEERAESYLEIVRAARAAAPALHVHAYRPQDVWDLADRGGLGLAGALAGLRAAGVDTVPGTGVKVLSERVRAEIAPGDLEIDRWEEGITAAHRAGFRSTSVLFYGHVETAADRIAHLRRLRELQIAGGGGFTEFVPIPLPGPAGGVPLVTGRAEIDEHRAMVAVSRLLLSGSIPHIQIPWTRVGRADAAVLLGAGGDDLGGTLLDGRVKPAAGIEHGQELPVEVAAAIAARLFRPFRLRTTDYGTPRHPLSGVGAVE; the protein is encoded by the coding sequence GTGACCCTGCTCGATCCGGTCCGCACCTCCCGACTCTCCGCCCGCGACGTCCTCGCGCGAGCGGAGTCCGGTGCGCGACTCGGCGTCGACGAGGCCGAGACCCTGCTGCAGGCCGAGGGCGCCGATTTCGAGCGGATGCTGGAGCTCGCCGCATCGATCCGCACGGCGGGTCTGGATGCCGCCGGGCGCGGGCGCGTCCTGACCTACTCGCGGAAGGTGTTCGTCCCGCTCACCACCCTCTGCCGCGATCGCTGCCACTACTGCGTGTTCGTCGACACCCCGTCGCAGCTGCGGAAGAAGCACAAGCCGGCCTTCATGTCTGCCGAACAGGTGCTCGCCGTGGTGCGCCAGGGACAGGCGATGGGGTGCAAGGAGGCGCTCCTGACCCTGGGCGACCGTCCCGAGGAACGCTGGCCCGAGGCACGCGAGTGGCTCGACGAGCATGGCTTCGCCTCGACGCTGGAGTACGTGGGTCACATCGCGCGGCTCATCACCGCCGAGACGGGCATGCTCGCGCACCTCAACCCCGGCGTGATGTCGTTCGAGGAGCTCGAGGTGCTCCGCCCCACCGCGCCGTCGATGGGCATGATGCTCGAGACGACCTCGCGGCGCCTGTTCGCCGAACCCGGGCAGGTGCACTACGGCTCGCCCGACAAGGACCCCGCGTTACGCCTGGCCGTGCTGGAGGACGCCGGGCGCGCCCGGGTGCCGTTCACCACCGGCATCCTCGTGGGGATCGGCGAGACGATCCGCGACCGCGCCGAATCGCTCGTGGCCATCCGCGCCGCCGACGAGGCCCACCACGTCGACGGGATCGGGCACATCCAGGAGGTGATCGTGCAGAACTTCCGGGCCAAGCCCCGGACGGCGATGCAGGGCGCCCCCGACGCCACGATGCGCGAGTACGTCGCGGCCGTCGCCACCGCGCGGCTCGTGCTGGGGCCTGACGCGCGGGTGCAGGTGCCCCCGAACCTCTCCGACGTCCGCGAACTCGAGCTCCTCGTCCGCGCCGGCGCCGACGACTGGGGCGGGGTCTCGCCGCTCACCGCCGATCACGTCAACCCCGAGCGGCCGTGGCCGCAGATCGACGAGCTCGCCGCGCGCACGGCCGAGTTGGGCTTCACCCTCGCCGAGCGCCTGACCGCCCAGCCCGAGTACGTCACCGCGGCGACGCAGTGGATCGACCCGGGCCTGCACGAGGCCGTCGCACGCCTCGCCGACCCGGCAACGGGCCTGGCGAAGCCCGACACGTCGCCGCAGGCGGTATCCGGTCAGCCGCTCCGCACCGTGCTGCACCTCTCCCCCGTCGGCGGCGCGGGCGACCTCGGCCGGCTGCTCGAGCGGGCCGCCACCGATCCGCTCGCGGTCGACGACGCCGAATGGGAGCGTCTGCTGACGACGACCGGAACCGAGCTCGACGCACTCACGGCGACCGCCGACGACGTGCGCCGGTACACCGTGGGCGAGGCGGTGAGCCTCGTAGTGAACCGCAACCTCACCTCGACCGGCTTCCGCGCCGCCGGCGGCACAGGCCCCGAGACGTTCGACCTCGACGACGTCGCCGAGATCGCCGCCGACGCCCGGGAGCTCGGCGCCACCGAGCTGTGCATCCAGGGGCGACTGCCCGACGAGGAGCGCGCGGAGTCGTATCTCGAGATCGTGCGGGCCGCTCGCGCAGCGGCGCCAGCGCTGCACGTCCACGCCTATCGTCCACAGGACGTGTGGGATCTCGCCGATCGTGGCGGACTGGGGCTCGCCGGCGCGCTCGCCGGCCTCCGGGCGGCCGGAGTCGACACCGTGCCCGGCACCGGCGTGAAGGTGCTGAGCGAGCGGGTGCGCGCCGAGATCGCGCCCGGTGACCTGGAGATCGACCGGTGGGAGGAGGGCATCACCGCTGCCCATCGCGCCGGATTCCGTTCCACGTCGGTGCTCTTCTACGGTCACGTCGAGACCGCCGCCGACCGCATCGCGCACCTGCGCCGACTTCGGGAGCTGCAGATCGCCGGGGGCGGCGGGTTCACCGAATTCGTTCCCATCCCCCTCCCCGGCCCCGCCGGAGGAGTGCCGCTCGTGACCGGGCGCGCCGAGATCGACGAGCACCGCGCGATGGTCGCGGTGTCGCGGCTGCTGCTGTCGGGGAGCATCCCGCACATCCAGATCCCGTGGACCCGGGTCGGACGTGCCGACGCCGCGGTGCTCCTCGGGGCGGGCGGTGACGACCTCGGCGGAACGCTCCTGGACGGACGGGTCAAGCCCGCGGCGGGCATCGAGCACGGCCAGGAGTTGCCGGTCGAAGTCGCCGCGGCGATCGCCGCACGCCTGTTCCGGCCGTTCCGGCTGCGCACGACCGATTACGGCACGCCGCGGCATCCCCTCTCCGGCGTCGGGGCGGTCGAGTGA
- a CDS encoding DUF6421 family protein — MSTVIPAPAASETASGVETSAEWLALKEAAVEIQSLQVKDGSIPDPQAHARARALVTTVIEAITALAPRFPHDEAYLATSVVDLRRWADGGFAEPDFLDSLVAFQPQEHRIDGLRHLVVFPMYTQNGSPNRHLEAVLVEVIWPEFIAQLETEYTNRLFLSLRLLDFTPGYDTNSAVLFPETVAMRELPTFTWGAIFQDREAARYRRVTRAAAEITKLDLPADAARMLDDQRLTEKTFVMWDLIHDRTHMRGDLPFDPFMIKQRMPYFLYSLEELRCDLTAFRECVGLTARLRARIEAGETLDDTDAETLDHAILVQYAVIFDRIFRFAITGSRVRNYDGLGGQLLFAWLHQRGVLHWTDTSLAFDWEGVPAAVVALGDAIDELYWRSIDRPKTAHWLAAYDLVRQTLTPHPASRWARGLPDDILAGAPKGYTDAVLDDEFPLSMFFEALEKKMRSVIESTAGIRGTDV; from the coding sequence ATGAGCACCGTCATCCCTGCGCCCGCGGCATCCGAGACCGCGTCCGGAGTCGAGACCTCTGCCGAGTGGCTGGCCCTCAAGGAGGCCGCCGTCGAGATCCAGAGCCTCCAGGTGAAGGACGGCTCGATCCCCGATCCGCAGGCGCACGCGCGGGCGCGCGCACTCGTGACCACCGTCATCGAGGCGATCACTGCGCTCGCGCCGCGCTTCCCGCACGACGAGGCGTACCTCGCCACATCCGTCGTCGACCTTCGCCGCTGGGCGGACGGCGGCTTCGCCGAGCCCGACTTCCTCGACTCGCTCGTGGCCTTCCAGCCGCAGGAGCACCGCATCGACGGCCTTCGCCACCTCGTCGTCTTCCCGATGTACACCCAGAACGGCTCGCCGAACCGGCACCTCGAGGCCGTGCTCGTCGAGGTCATCTGGCCCGAGTTCATCGCTCAGCTCGAGACCGAGTACACCAACCGTCTCTTCCTGTCGCTGCGGCTGCTGGATTTCACCCCGGGCTACGACACCAACAGCGCTGTGCTCTTCCCCGAGACCGTCGCGATGCGGGAGCTCCCGACCTTCACCTGGGGTGCGATCTTCCAGGACCGCGAGGCCGCGCGCTACCGACGGGTCACCCGCGCCGCCGCGGAGATCACCAAGCTCGACCTGCCCGCCGATGCCGCACGCATGCTCGACGACCAGCGGCTGACCGAGAAGACCTTCGTCATGTGGGACCTCATCCACGACCGCACCCACATGCGCGGCGACCTGCCGTTCGACCCCTTCATGATCAAGCAGCGCATGCCGTACTTCCTCTACTCGCTCGAAGAGCTGCGGTGCGACCTCACCGCGTTCCGCGAGTGCGTCGGGCTCACCGCGCGCCTCCGGGCGCGGATCGAGGCCGGAGAGACCCTCGACGACACCGATGCCGAGACCCTCGACCACGCGATTCTCGTGCAGTACGCAGTCATCTTCGACCGCATCTTCCGCTTCGCGATCACCGGCTCGCGGGTACGCAACTACGACGGGCTCGGCGGCCAGCTGCTCTTCGCGTGGCTCCACCAGCGCGGCGTGCTGCACTGGACCGACACCTCGCTCGCGTTCGACTGGGAGGGCGTGCCGGCCGCGGTCGTCGCCCTCGGCGACGCGATCGACGAGCTGTACTGGCGCTCGATCGACCGGCCGAAGACCGCCCACTGGCTCGCCGCCTACGACCTCGTGCGACAGACCCTCACCCCGCACCCCGCGTCGCGCTGGGCGCGCGGCCTCCCCGACGACATCCTCGCGGGCGCCCCGAAGGGCTACACCGACGCGGTTCTGGACGACGAGTTCCCGCTGTCGATGTTCTTCGAGGCCCTCGAGAAGAAGATGCGCTCGGTGATCGAGTCCACGGCCGGCATCCGGGGCACGGATGTCTGA
- a CDS encoding SDR family oxidoreductase, producing MSDPVAGRLVLLAGGTSTVGRRAAEALTVAGARVVVAGRDPEKLAALAAEVPGIATETVDLTDEAAVTALAEKVHTAHGRVDGILHLVGGWRGGGGLAGQSDPDYRVLETSLTALRHTTRAFYDDLVASPAGRLAMISSTAVARPLAGGANYAAVKAASEAWTRAVAQGFAKAARDAGEPASSAAVIFRVKSLEGLEEQVAAAFVALFAADASSANDEVVTLDA from the coding sequence ATGTCTGACCCCGTCGCCGGCCGGCTCGTCCTGCTGGCGGGCGGCACGAGCACCGTGGGCCGTCGAGCGGCCGAGGCACTGACCGTCGCGGGCGCCCGCGTCGTCGTCGCGGGCCGCGATCCCGAGAAGCTCGCGGCGCTGGCCGCCGAGGTGCCCGGGATCGCGACCGAGACCGTCGACCTCACCGACGAGGCGGCGGTGACCGCGCTCGCAGAGAAGGTGCACACCGCGCACGGCCGCGTCGACGGCATCCTGCACCTCGTCGGCGGATGGCGCGGGGGCGGCGGGCTCGCCGGCCAGAGCGACCCTGACTACCGCGTGCTCGAGACGTCTCTCACCGCGCTCCGTCACACCACGCGCGCGTTCTACGACGACCTGGTGGCCTCGCCCGCGGGGCGGCTGGCGATGATCTCCTCGACGGCGGTCGCTCGCCCCCTGGCCGGCGGCGCGAACTACGCCGCGGTGAAGGCGGCGAGCGAGGCATGGACCCGCGCCGTCGCGCAGGGGTTCGCGAAGGCCGCGAGGGATGCCGGTGAGCCGGCGTCGAGCGCCGCGGTGATCTTCCGCGTGAAGAGCCTCGAGGGCCTCGAGGAGCAGGTCGCCGCCGCCTTCGTCGCGCTGTTCGCGGCCGATGCGTCGTCGGCGAACGACGAGGTCGTCACGCTCGACGCCTGA